The Deinococcus koreensis genome window below encodes:
- a CDS encoding prepilin peptidase yields MTPDALLVIFAGVFGLLVGSFSNVLIWRLPRRENIAFPPSHCPNCDHRLGVSDLVPVFSWLALGGKCRYCRAPINRRYPVVELLTGLGYATIAGLFPPLTVGWGALGLMLLFTLLLVSSAIDLDTYTIPDELTLPGVALALGFGFLNGRAGAEGLPDFAGAVNGALLGAGLLVAINQFGSWVLRRFRERLYPEFPIGYQQISLGLLAGAWLGPWWGAGVGLLSAGLNLALRRVIRVPEALTLGGLLLTLVLGSAGMGPGMILMVQGALAAAGAVSLVAGLYWWLQREPEAEEDSAHTTVDDRYDASAMGFGDVKLAAVIGAFLGWERLLVALVVAVFAGAILGLLQLALKRENRVKFGPYLAVGAVVALLWGQGWIEGYRTMLGL; encoded by the coding sequence GTGACTCCCGACGCTCTCCTCGTGATCTTTGCCGGCGTCTTCGGACTGCTGGTGGGGTCGTTTTCCAACGTGCTGATCTGGCGACTGCCGCGCCGGGAGAACATCGCCTTTCCGCCCAGCCACTGCCCGAACTGCGACCACCGGCTGGGTGTAAGCGACTTGGTGCCGGTCTTCTCCTGGCTGGCGCTGGGCGGGAAGTGCCGCTACTGCCGCGCGCCCATCAACAGGCGCTACCCGGTCGTGGAACTCCTGACCGGGCTGGGCTACGCGACCATCGCCGGGCTGTTCCCGCCGCTGACGGTGGGCTGGGGCGCGCTGGGCCTGATGCTGCTGTTCACCCTGCTGCTGGTGAGCAGCGCGATCGACCTCGACACCTACACCATTCCCGACGAGCTGACCCTGCCGGGCGTGGCGCTGGCCCTGGGCTTCGGCTTCCTGAACGGCCGCGCCGGGGCCGAGGGCCTGCCGGACTTCGCCGGAGCGGTGAACGGCGCGCTGCTGGGGGCCGGGCTGCTGGTCGCCATCAATCAGTTCGGTTCGTGGGTGCTGCGGCGCTTCCGGGAGCGGCTGTACCCGGAATTTCCCATCGGTTACCAGCAGATCAGCCTGGGCCTGCTGGCCGGCGCGTGGCTGGGGCCGTGGTGGGGGGCGGGCGTGGGCCTGCTCTCGGCAGGGCTCAATCTGGCCCTGCGCCGGGTCATCCGGGTTCCCGAAGCGCTGACCCTGGGCGGCCTGCTCCTCACCCTGGTGCTGGGCAGCGCGGGCATGGGCCCCGGCATGATCCTGATGGTGCAGGGCGCCCTGGCCGCCGCCGGCGCCGTGTCGCTGGTTGCTGGCCTGTACTGGTGGCTGCAGCGCGAGCCCGAGGCCGAAGAGGACAGCGCCCACACGACGGTGGACGACCGCTACGACGCCAGCGCGATGGGTTTCGGCGACGTGAAGCTGGCCGCCGTGATCGGCGCCTTCCTGGGCTGGGAGCGCCTGCTGGTGGCGCTGGTGGTGGCGGTCTTCGCCGGCGCGATCCTGGGCCTGCTCCAGCTCGCCCTGAAGCGCGAGAACCGCGTGAAATTCGGCCCCTACCTCGCGGTGGGGGCCGTGGTGGCGCTGCTGTGGGGCCAGGGCTGGATCGAGGGCTACCGGACGATGCTGGGACTGTAA